A stretch of the Solanum dulcamara chromosome 6, daSolDulc1.2, whole genome shotgun sequence genome encodes the following:
- the LOC129891152 gene encoding pentatricopeptide repeat-containing protein At2g15690, mitochondrial-like isoform X2, whose amino-acid sequence MASLSSFPGTANSIFSPNTHLKFRIPPSTLFFRPLCAAPQDRSTTTSRNNNGYSPQSRPRRNNKQDYRRTNTPIQKEADPVTLSPISEADVSLMTLCNEGKVDQVIEYISQGVGADFQVFETLLSYCTKLASSDVGEKVHELLLRSPWSNNIELNGKLVEMYVKNGSMRNARKVFDKMRERKLELWHLMISGYTETGDGESGLLLFEQMRKLRLLEPNGDTFSVVFSACANNGAVKEGFMYFELMKNDYGIVPGVEHYLGIIDVLGKSGHLNEALEFLENMPIEPTREVWEAVINFARINGDIELEDRTEELLIRLDFSQNMDDKPPAPFPKRHSEFNMLEGKDRANEFKSTIPHREDAYEKLKGLSGQMRDAGYVPDTRYVLHDIDEGAKEQALMYHSERLAIAYGLISTPARTTLRIIKNLRICGDCHNAIKIMSRIVGRELIVRDNKRFHHFRDGKCSCNDYW is encoded by the coding sequence ATGGCGTCTCTCTCCTCATTCCCCGGAACGGCTAACTCCATCTTCTCCCCTAACACCCACTTGAAATTCCGTATTCCACCTTCTACACTGTTTTTCCGACCCCTCTGCGCTGCTCCACAGGACCGCAGCACCACCACCTCCCGTAACAACAACGGTTACTCTCCACAATCGAGACCTCGCCGGAATAACAAGCAAGATTACAGAAGAACCAATACTCCTATCCAAAAAGAAGCTGACCCAGTAACATTGAGCCCCATCTCAGAAGCTGATGTTAGCTTGATGACTCTATGCAATGAAGGTAAGGTTGACCAAGTAATTGAGTACATTTCCCAGGGCGTTGGCGCTGACTTTCAGGTGTTTGAGACATTGCTGAGCTATTGTACTAAACTTGCGTCTTCGGACGTTGGGGAGAAGGTGCATGAGCTCTTATTGCGTTCCCCCTGGAGTAACAATATTGAATTGAATGGTAAGTTAGTGGAAATGTATGTTAAGAACGGAAGCATGAGGAATGCGAGAAAAGTGTTTGATAAAATGCGTGAAAGGAAGTTGGAGCTATGGCACTTGATGATTAGTGGATATACAGAAACTGGAGATGGGGAGAGTGGCTTGCTTTTGTTTGAGCAGATGAGAAAACTTAGGCTGTTGGAGCCCAATGGGGACACTTTTTCTGTGGTTTTTTCGGCTTGTGCTAATAATGGGGCCGTGAAAGAAGGTTTTATGTATTTTGAATTAATGAAGAATGATTATGGTATTGTTCCCGGAGTAGAGCATTATTTAGGGATCATTGATGTTTTGGGAAAATCTGGGCATTTGAATGAAGCGCTAGAGTTTCTTGAAAACATGCCTATTGAACCTACAAGAGAAGTATGGGAGGCCGTAATAAATTTTGCACGAATTAATGGGGATATTGAACTTGAAGATCGAACGGAGGAGCTGCTCATTAggttagacttttcccaaaatATGGATGATAAGCCCCCTGCACCATTTCCGAaaagacattctgagtttaataTGCTTGAGGGTAAAGATAGAGCTAATGAGTTCAAGAGCACAATTCCACATAGGGAAGATGCATATGAAAAACTGAAAGGCTTAAGTGGGCAGATGAGGGATGCTGGTTATGTACCAGACACGAGGTATGTGCTTCATGATATTGACGAAGGGGCTAAGGAGCAAGCATTGATGTATCATAGTGAGCGGTTGGCTATTGCATATGGTTTAATTAGTACTCCAGCTAGAACAACTCTTAGGATTATCAAGAACCTCCGAATATGTGGTGACTGTCACAACGCCATTAAGATCATGTCAAGGATTGTTGGGCGAGAGTTGATTGTCAGAGATAACAAGCGGTTTCATCATTTC
- the LOC129891152 gene encoding pentatricopeptide repeat-containing protein At2g15690, mitochondrial-like isoform X1 — translation MASLSSFPGTANSIFSPNTHLKFRIPPSTLFFRPLCAAPQDRSTTTSRNNNGYSPQSRPRRNNKQDYRRTNTPIQKEADPVTLSPISEADVSLMTLCNEGKVDQVIEYISQGVGADFQVFETLLSYCTKLASSDVGEKVHELLLRSPWSNNIELNGKLVEMYVKNGSMRNARKVFDKMRERKLELWHLMISGYTETGDGESGLLLFEQMRKLRLLEPNGDTFSVVFSACANNGAVKEGFMYFELMKNDYGIVPGVEHYLGIIDVLGKSGHLNEALEFLENMPIEPTREVWEAVINFARINGDIELEDRTEELLIRLDFSQNMDDKPPAPFPKRHSEFNMLEGKDRANEFKSTIPHREDAYEKLKGLSGQMRDAGYVPDTRYVLHDIDEGAKEQALMYHSERLAIAYGLISTPARTTLRIIKNLRICGDCHNAIKIMSRIVGRELIVRDNKRFHHFRDGMMVDYFCSG, via the coding sequence ATGGCGTCTCTCTCCTCATTCCCCGGAACGGCTAACTCCATCTTCTCCCCTAACACCCACTTGAAATTCCGTATTCCACCTTCTACACTGTTTTTCCGACCCCTCTGCGCTGCTCCACAGGACCGCAGCACCACCACCTCCCGTAACAACAACGGTTACTCTCCACAATCGAGACCTCGCCGGAATAACAAGCAAGATTACAGAAGAACCAATACTCCTATCCAAAAAGAAGCTGACCCAGTAACATTGAGCCCCATCTCAGAAGCTGATGTTAGCTTGATGACTCTATGCAATGAAGGTAAGGTTGACCAAGTAATTGAGTACATTTCCCAGGGCGTTGGCGCTGACTTTCAGGTGTTTGAGACATTGCTGAGCTATTGTACTAAACTTGCGTCTTCGGACGTTGGGGAGAAGGTGCATGAGCTCTTATTGCGTTCCCCCTGGAGTAACAATATTGAATTGAATGGTAAGTTAGTGGAAATGTATGTTAAGAACGGAAGCATGAGGAATGCGAGAAAAGTGTTTGATAAAATGCGTGAAAGGAAGTTGGAGCTATGGCACTTGATGATTAGTGGATATACAGAAACTGGAGATGGGGAGAGTGGCTTGCTTTTGTTTGAGCAGATGAGAAAACTTAGGCTGTTGGAGCCCAATGGGGACACTTTTTCTGTGGTTTTTTCGGCTTGTGCTAATAATGGGGCCGTGAAAGAAGGTTTTATGTATTTTGAATTAATGAAGAATGATTATGGTATTGTTCCCGGAGTAGAGCATTATTTAGGGATCATTGATGTTTTGGGAAAATCTGGGCATTTGAATGAAGCGCTAGAGTTTCTTGAAAACATGCCTATTGAACCTACAAGAGAAGTATGGGAGGCCGTAATAAATTTTGCACGAATTAATGGGGATATTGAACTTGAAGATCGAACGGAGGAGCTGCTCATTAggttagacttttcccaaaatATGGATGATAAGCCCCCTGCACCATTTCCGAaaagacattctgagtttaataTGCTTGAGGGTAAAGATAGAGCTAATGAGTTCAAGAGCACAATTCCACATAGGGAAGATGCATATGAAAAACTGAAAGGCTTAAGTGGGCAGATGAGGGATGCTGGTTATGTACCAGACACGAGGTATGTGCTTCATGATATTGACGAAGGGGCTAAGGAGCAAGCATTGATGTATCATAGTGAGCGGTTGGCTATTGCATATGGTTTAATTAGTACTCCAGCTAGAACAACTCTTAGGATTATCAAGAACCTCCGAATATGTGGTGACTGTCACAACGCCATTAAGATCATGTCAAGGATTGTTGGGCGAGAGTTGATTGTCAGAGATAACAAGCGGTTTCATCATTTC